A window of Rattus norvegicus strain BN/NHsdMcwi chromosome 14, GRCr8, whole genome shotgun sequence contains these coding sequences:
- the Rfc1 gene encoding replication factor C subunit 1 isoform X8, with translation MDIRKFFGVISSGKKPVNETVKKNEKTKPSEGTVKGKKGVKEAKVNNPCKEDASRPKQHNKKKRIIYDSDSESEETVQVKNAKKKSEKLPVSCKPGKISRKDPVTYISETDEDDDFLCKKAASKSKENGVSTNSYLGASNVKKNEENTKTKSKPLSPIKLTPTSVLDYFGTESVQRSGKKMVASKKKESSQTPDDSRLNDEAIAKQLQLDEDAELERQLHEDEEFARTLALLDEEPKTKKARKDSEEGESFSPAKAELSKAAKQKSPANEHFSIGRKTYSPAKYGKGRGSEGTKQPCRSAHQKEACSSLKASSKLALMKAQEENSYKETELLAAKRESAIEPKGEKTTPRKTKGSPTKRESVSPEDSEKKRTNYQAYRSYLNREGPKALGSKEIPKGAENCLEGLTFVITGVLESIEREEAKSLIERYGGKVTGNVSKKTSYLVMGRDSGQSKSDKAAALGTKILDEDGLLDLIRTMPGKKSKYEIAAEAEMKKEKSKLERTPQKNDQGKRKLSPTKRELEPKKSKLTPLKHSPRKAVKEEERVCPRGLDAKEPHGSHSASREECLLWVDKYKPTSLKNIIGQQGDQSCANKLLRWLRNWHKSSPEEKKHAAKFGKVASKDDGSSFKAALLSGPPGVGKTTTASLVCQELGYSYVELNASDTRSKNSLKAIVAESLNNTSIKGFYTSGASPSVSARHALIMDEVDGMAGNEDRGGIQELIGLIKHTKIPIICMCNDRNHPKIRSLVHYCFDLRFQRPRVEQIKSAMLSIAFKEGLKIPPPAMNEIILGANQDVRQVLHNLSMWCAQSKVLTYDQAKADSQRAKKDIRLGPFDVTRKVFAAGEETAHMSLMDKSDLFFHDYSIAPLFVQENYLHVKPVAAGGDMKKHLMLLSRAADSICDGDLVDNQIRSKQNWSLLPTQAIYASVVPGELMRGYMSQFPSFPSWLGKHSSTGKHDRTVQDLSLHMSLRTYSSKRTVNMDYLSHIRDALVRPLTSQGVEGVQRVVTLMDTYYLVKEDFDNIMEVSSWGGKPSTFSKLDPKVKAAFTRAYNKEAHLTPYSLQVVKASRPSIGPALDSEYNEESQEDATQSDEKEQDALETDAMIKKKTRSSKPSKSEKEKESKKGKGKNSKK, from the exons ATGAAGACGATGACTTTTTATGTAAAAAGGCAGCCTCCAAATCAAAAGAGAATGGAGTATCTACAAACAGTTACCTTGGAGCATCAAACgtgaaaaagaatgaagaaaacacTAAGACTAAGAGTAAACCGTTATCACCAATAAAACTAACACCGACATCAGTGCTTGATTATTTTGGAACTGAAAGTGTCCAGAGATCTGGGAAGAAGATGGTGGCGAGCAAAAAGAAAGAG TCTTCTCAAACCCCAGATGATTCCAGATTAAATGATGAGGCCATCGCCAAGCAGCTGCAGCTTGATGAAGATGCAGAG CTGGAGAGGCAGTTGCATGAAGATGAAGAATTTGCAAGAACActggccttgttggatgaagaACCTAAGACCAAAAAG gCTCGAAAGGACTCTGAAGAGGGAGAATCATTTTCACCTGCCAAAGCTGAGTTAAGCAAAGCAGCAAAGCAGAAGAGCCCTGCTAACG AGCATTTCTCAATTGGAAGAAAGACCTACAGTCCTGCTAAGTACGGCAAGGGTAGAGGCTCAGAAGGCACCAAGCAGCCCTGCAGATCAGCTCACCAGAAGGAAGCCTGCTCCTCTCTCAAGGCCAGCTCCAAGCTGGCTCTTATGAAAGCACAAGAAGAAAATTcttacaaagaaacagaactgctGGCTGCAAAAAGAGAAAGTGCCATTGAGCCCAAAGGAGAGAAAACAACTCCTAGGAAAACGAAAGGCTCTCCAACTAAAAGAGAG TCTGTAAGCCCAGAAGATTCTGAAAAGAAGCGCACCAATTATCAAGCTTATCGAAGCTACTTAAATCGAGAAGGTCCCAAAGCCCTGGGCTCCAAAGAAATACCCAAG GGAGCTGAAAACTGCTTGGAGGGCCTGACGTTCGTGATCACCGGAGTGCTGGAGTCCATCGAACGAGAAGAAGCCAAGTCTCTAATTGAACGTTATGGGGGGAAAGTAACAGGAAACGTGAGCAAGAAAACCAGCTACCTCGTCATGGGCCGGGACAGCGGGCAGTCCAAGAGTGACAAG GCAGCAGCTCTGGGAACAAAAATCCTTGATGAAGACGGCCTGTTGGATCTGATTCGAACTATGCCGGGCAAAAAATCCAAGTACGAAATCGCTGCTGAGGCTGAG atgaagaaagaaaagtccaAATTGGAGAGAACACCCCAAAAAAATGAtcagggaaaaagaaaacttagTCCAACCAAGAGGGAGTTGGAGCCTAAAAAGAGCAAGCTGACTCCCCTTAAGCACAGCCCTCGGAAGGCAGTGAAGGAGGAGGAACGTGTGTGTCCGAGGGGCTTGGACGCCAAGGAGCCTCATGGCAGCCACAGTGCCAGCAGAGAGGAGTGCCTGCTCTGGGTGGATAAGTACAAGCCCACCTCACTCAAGAACATAATCGGACAGCAGGGTGACCAGAGCTGTGCCAACAAACTGCTACGCTGGCTCAGAAACTGGCACAAGAGTTCTCCAGAAGAGAAAAAGCATG CAGCAAAATTTGGCAAAGTTGCCAGCAAAGATGATGGCTCCAGTTTCAAGGCAGCACTGCTGTCTGGCCCTCCAGGTGTTGGCAAAACCACTACAGCTTCTCTTGTGTGTCAG GAATTGGGCTACAGTTATGTGGAACTAAATGCGAGTGATACTCGGAGTAAGAACAGTCTGAAAGCAATTGTTGCTGAGTCATTGAACAACACCAGCATCAAAGGCTTTTATACAA GTGGAGCATCTCCTTCTGTAAGTGCGAGGCATGCTCTCATCATGGATGAAGTTGATGGCATGGCGGGCAATGAGGACAGGGGTGGAATTCAG GAGCTAATAGGCCTGATAAAGCATACGAAAATTCCCATCATTTGTATGTGCAATGATAGAAATCACCCCAAAATCCGCTCATTGGTTCATTATTGTTTTGATCTTCGTTTCCAAAGACCTCGAGTTGAACAGATTAAG AGTGCAATGCTGTCTATTGCATTTAAAGAGGGATTAAAGATCCCACCTCCAGCtatgaatgaaataattttggGAGCTAATCAAGATGTCAGACAG GTTTTACACAATCTCAGTATGTGGTGTGCACAGAGTAAGGTCCTAACCTATGACCAAGCCAAGGCTGATTCTCAGAGGGCCAAGAAGGACATCAGATTG GGCCCATTTGATGTCACCCGGAAAGTGTTTGCAGCTGGAGAGGAGACTGCACACATGTCACTGATGGACAAATCGGATCTCTTTTTCCATGACTATTCCATTGCACCCCTCTTTGTCCAGGAGAACTACCTCCATGTAAAGCCTGTGGCTGCAGG GGGTGACATGAAAAAGCACTTGATGCTTTTAAGCCGGGCAGCAGATAGCATATGTGACGGTGACTTAGTGGACAATCAGATCCGGAGTAAGCAAAACTGGAGTCTTCTGCCCACACAG gcCATTTACGCCAGCGTTGTTCCTGGAGAGTTGATGAGGGGCTACATGTCTCAGTTTCCCAGCTTCCCAAGCTGGCTGGGAAAGCACTCGTCTACGGGCAAGCATGATCGGACTGTTCAGGACCTGTCCTTGCACATGAGTCTTAG aACTTACTCCAGCAAAAGGACAGTGAACATGGATTACCTGTCACACATCAGAGACGCACTTGTACGACCCTTGACCTCACAAGGAGTAGAAGGGGTTCAGCGTGTTGTCACACTTATGGATACATACTATTTGGTGAAAGAAGATTTTGACAACATCATGGAAGTTAGCAGCTGGGGGGGCAAGCCCAGTACCTTTTCCAAGCTGGACCCCAAG GTGAAAGCAGCCTTCACAAGAGCCTATAATAAGGAGGCCCACCTGACCCCATACTCACTTCAGGTGGTAAAGGCATCGAGGCCCAGCATAGGTCCAGCACTGGATTCTGAGTACAATGAAGAGTCACAGGAAGATGCCACTCAGTCTGATGAGAAAGAGCAGGATGCCCTAGAGACTGATGCCATGATCAAG AAAAAGACGAGATCTTCAAAGCCTTCAAAatcagaaaaagagaaggagtccaaaaaaggaaaaggaaaaaattcgAAGAAATGA
- the Rfc1 gene encoding replication factor C subunit 1 isoform X2 → MDIRKFFGVISSGKKPVNETVKKNEKTKPSEGTVKGKKGVKEAKVNNPCKEDASRPKQHNKKKRIIYDSDSESEETVQVKNAKKKSEKLPVSCKPGKISRKDPVTYISETDEDDDFLCKKAASKSKENGVSTNSYLGASNVKKNEENTKTKSKPLSPIKLTPTSVLDYFGTESVQRSGKKMVASKKKESSQTPDDSRLNDEAIAKQLQLDEDAELERQLHEDEEFARTLALLDEEPKTKKARKDSEEGESFSPAKAELSKAAKQKSPANEHFSIGRKTYSPAKYGKGRGSEGTKQPCRSAHQKEACSSLKASSKLALMKAQEENSYKETELLAAKRESAIEPKGEKTTPRKTKGSPTKRESVSPEDSEKKRTNYQAYRSYLNREGPKALGSKEIPKGAENCLEGLTFVITGVLESIEREEAKSLIERYGGKVTGNVSKKTSYLVMGRDSGQSKSDKAAALGTKILDEDGLLDLIRTMPGKKSKYEIAAEAEMKKEKSKLERTPQKNDQGKRKLSPTKRELEPKKSKLTPLKHSPRKAVKEEERVCPRGLDAKEPHGSHSASREECLLWVDKYKPTSLKNIIGQQGDQSCANKLLRWLRNWHKSSPEEKKHAAKFGKVASKDDGSSFKAALLSGPPGVGKTTTASLVCQELGYSYVELNASDTRSKNSLKAIVAESLNNTSIKGFYTSGASPSVSARHALIMDEVDGMAGNEDRGGIQELIGLIKHTKIPIICMCNDRNHPKIRSLVHYCFDLRFQRPRVEQIKSAMLSIAFKEGLKIPPPAMNEIILGANQDVRQVLHNLSMWCAQSKVLTYDQAKADSQRAKKDIRLGPFDVTRKVFAAGEETAHMSLMDKSDLFFHDYSIAPLFVQENYLHVKPVAAGGDMKKHLMLLSRAADSICDGDLVDNQIRSKQNWSLLPTQAIYASVVPGELMRGYMSQFPSFPSWLGKHSSTGKHDRTVQDLSLHMSLRTYSSKRTVNMDYLSHIRDALVRPLTSQGVEGVQRVVTLMDTYYLVKEDFDNIMEVSSWGGKPSTFSKLDPKVKAAFTRAYNKEAHLTPYSLQVVKASRPSIGPALDSEYNEESQEDATQSDEKEQDALETDAMIKVVYSALGRAPQRRWAPFCVKCHGVVRRAPQVVW, encoded by the exons ATGAAGACGATGACTTTTTATGTAAAAAGGCAGCCTCCAAATCAAAAGAGAATGGAGTATCTACAAACAGTTACCTTGGAGCATCAAACgtgaaaaagaatgaagaaaacacTAAGACTAAGAGTAAACCGTTATCACCAATAAAACTAACACCGACATCAGTGCTTGATTATTTTGGAACTGAAAGTGTCCAGAGATCTGGGAAGAAGATGGTGGCGAGCAAAAAGAAAGAG TCTTCTCAAACCCCAGATGATTCCAGATTAAATGATGAGGCCATCGCCAAGCAGCTGCAGCTTGATGAAGATGCAGAG CTGGAGAGGCAGTTGCATGAAGATGAAGAATTTGCAAGAACActggccttgttggatgaagaACCTAAGACCAAAAAG gCTCGAAAGGACTCTGAAGAGGGAGAATCATTTTCACCTGCCAAAGCTGAGTTAAGCAAAGCAGCAAAGCAGAAGAGCCCTGCTAACG AGCATTTCTCAATTGGAAGAAAGACCTACAGTCCTGCTAAGTACGGCAAGGGTAGAGGCTCAGAAGGCACCAAGCAGCCCTGCAGATCAGCTCACCAGAAGGAAGCCTGCTCCTCTCTCAAGGCCAGCTCCAAGCTGGCTCTTATGAAAGCACAAGAAGAAAATTcttacaaagaaacagaactgctGGCTGCAAAAAGAGAAAGTGCCATTGAGCCCAAAGGAGAGAAAACAACTCCTAGGAAAACGAAAGGCTCTCCAACTAAAAGAGAG TCTGTAAGCCCAGAAGATTCTGAAAAGAAGCGCACCAATTATCAAGCTTATCGAAGCTACTTAAATCGAGAAGGTCCCAAAGCCCTGGGCTCCAAAGAAATACCCAAG GGAGCTGAAAACTGCTTGGAGGGCCTGACGTTCGTGATCACCGGAGTGCTGGAGTCCATCGAACGAGAAGAAGCCAAGTCTCTAATTGAACGTTATGGGGGGAAAGTAACAGGAAACGTGAGCAAGAAAACCAGCTACCTCGTCATGGGCCGGGACAGCGGGCAGTCCAAGAGTGACAAG GCAGCAGCTCTGGGAACAAAAATCCTTGATGAAGACGGCCTGTTGGATCTGATTCGAACTATGCCGGGCAAAAAATCCAAGTACGAAATCGCTGCTGAGGCTGAG atgaagaaagaaaagtccaAATTGGAGAGAACACCCCAAAAAAATGAtcagggaaaaagaaaacttagTCCAACCAAGAGGGAGTTGGAGCCTAAAAAGAGCAAGCTGACTCCCCTTAAGCACAGCCCTCGGAAGGCAGTGAAGGAGGAGGAACGTGTGTGTCCGAGGGGCTTGGACGCCAAGGAGCCTCATGGCAGCCACAGTGCCAGCAGAGAGGAGTGCCTGCTCTGGGTGGATAAGTACAAGCCCACCTCACTCAAGAACATAATCGGACAGCAGGGTGACCAGAGCTGTGCCAACAAACTGCTACGCTGGCTCAGAAACTGGCACAAGAGTTCTCCAGAAGAGAAAAAGCATG CAGCAAAATTTGGCAAAGTTGCCAGCAAAGATGATGGCTCCAGTTTCAAGGCAGCACTGCTGTCTGGCCCTCCAGGTGTTGGCAAAACCACTACAGCTTCTCTTGTGTGTCAG GAATTGGGCTACAGTTATGTGGAACTAAATGCGAGTGATACTCGGAGTAAGAACAGTCTGAAAGCAATTGTTGCTGAGTCATTGAACAACACCAGCATCAAAGGCTTTTATACAA GTGGAGCATCTCCTTCTGTAAGTGCGAGGCATGCTCTCATCATGGATGAAGTTGATGGCATGGCGGGCAATGAGGACAGGGGTGGAATTCAG GAGCTAATAGGCCTGATAAAGCATACGAAAATTCCCATCATTTGTATGTGCAATGATAGAAATCACCCCAAAATCCGCTCATTGGTTCATTATTGTTTTGATCTTCGTTTCCAAAGACCTCGAGTTGAACAGATTAAG AGTGCAATGCTGTCTATTGCATTTAAAGAGGGATTAAAGATCCCACCTCCAGCtatgaatgaaataattttggGAGCTAATCAAGATGTCAGACAG GTTTTACACAATCTCAGTATGTGGTGTGCACAGAGTAAGGTCCTAACCTATGACCAAGCCAAGGCTGATTCTCAGAGGGCCAAGAAGGACATCAGATTG GGCCCATTTGATGTCACCCGGAAAGTGTTTGCAGCTGGAGAGGAGACTGCACACATGTCACTGATGGACAAATCGGATCTCTTTTTCCATGACTATTCCATTGCACCCCTCTTTGTCCAGGAGAACTACCTCCATGTAAAGCCTGTGGCTGCAGG GGGTGACATGAAAAAGCACTTGATGCTTTTAAGCCGGGCAGCAGATAGCATATGTGACGGTGACTTAGTGGACAATCAGATCCGGAGTAAGCAAAACTGGAGTCTTCTGCCCACACAG gcCATTTACGCCAGCGTTGTTCCTGGAGAGTTGATGAGGGGCTACATGTCTCAGTTTCCCAGCTTCCCAAGCTGGCTGGGAAAGCACTCGTCTACGGGCAAGCATGATCGGACTGTTCAGGACCTGTCCTTGCACATGAGTCTTAG aACTTACTCCAGCAAAAGGACAGTGAACATGGATTACCTGTCACACATCAGAGACGCACTTGTACGACCCTTGACCTCACAAGGAGTAGAAGGGGTTCAGCGTGTTGTCACACTTATGGATACATACTATTTGGTGAAAGAAGATTTTGACAACATCATGGAAGTTAGCAGCTGGGGGGGCAAGCCCAGTACCTTTTCCAAGCTGGACCCCAAG GTGAAAGCAGCCTTCACAAGAGCCTATAATAAGGAGGCCCACCTGACCCCATACTCACTTCAGGTGGTAAAGGCATCGAGGCCCAGCATAGGTCCAGCACTGGATTCTGAGTACAATGAAGAGTCACAGGAAGATGCCACTCAGTCTGATGAGAAAGAGCAGGATGCCCTAGAGACTGATGCCATGATCAAGGTAGTGTACTCAGCGCTCGGCAGGGCACCTCAGAGGAGATGGGCTCCCTTCTGTGTAAAGTGCCATGGGGTAGTAAGGCGTGCTCCGCAGGTAGTGTGGTGA
- the Rfc1 gene encoding replication factor C subunit 1 isoform X4 yields the protein MDIRKFFGVISSGKKPVNETVKKNEKTKPSEGTVKGKKGVKEAKVNNPCKEDASRPKQHNKKKRIIYDSDSESEETVQVKNAKKKSEKLPVSCKPGKISRKDPVTYISETDEDDDFLCKKAASKSKENGVSTNSYLGASNVKKNEENTKTKSKPLSPIKLTPTSVLDYFGTESVQRSGKKMVASKKKESSQTPDDSRLNDEAIAKQLQLDEDAELERQLHEDEEFARTLALLDEEPKTKKARKDSEEGESFSPAKAELSKAAKQKSPANEHFSIGRKTYSPAKYGKGRGSEGTKQPCRSAHQKEACSSLKASSKLALMKAQEENSYKETELLAAKRESAIEPKGEKTTPRKTKGSPTKRESVSPEDSEKKRTNYQAYRSYLNREGPKALGSKEIPKGAENCLEGLTFVITGVLESIEREEAKSLIERYGGKVTGNVSKKTSYLVMGRDSGQSKSDKAAALGTKILDEDGLLDLIRTMPGKKSKYEIAAEAEMKKEKSKLERTPQKNDQGKRKLSPTKRELEPKKSKLTPLKHSPRKAVKEEERVCPRGLDAKEPHGSHSASREECLLWVDKYKPTSLKNIIGQQGDQSCANKLLRWLRNWHKSSPEEKKHAKFGKVASKDDGSSFKAALLSGPPGVGKTTTASLVCQELGYSYVELNASDTRSKNSLKAIVAESLNNTSIKGFYTSGASPSVSARHALIMDEVDGMAGNEDRGGIQELIGLIKHTKIPIICMCNDRNHPKIRSLVHYCFDLRFQRPRVEQIKSAMLSIAFKEGLKIPPPAMNEIILGANQDVRQVLHNLSMWCAQSKVLTYDQAKADSQRAKKDIRLGPFDVTRKVFAAGEETAHMSLMDKSDLFFHDYSIAPLFVQENYLHVKPVAAGGDMKKHLMLLSRAADSICDGDLVDNQIRSKQNWSLLPTQAIYASVVPGELMRGYMSQFPSFPSWLGKHSSTGKHDRTVQDLSLHMSLRTYSSKRTVNMDYLSHIRDALVRPLTSQGVEGVQRVVTLMDTYYLVKEDFDNIMEVSSWGGKPSTFSKLDPKVKAAFTRAYNKEAHLTPYSLQVVKASRPSIGPALDSEYNEESQEDATQSDEKEQDALETDAMIKVVYSALGRAPQRRWAPFCVKCHGVVRRAPQVVW from the exons ATGAAGACGATGACTTTTTATGTAAAAAGGCAGCCTCCAAATCAAAAGAGAATGGAGTATCTACAAACAGTTACCTTGGAGCATCAAACgtgaaaaagaatgaagaaaacacTAAGACTAAGAGTAAACCGTTATCACCAATAAAACTAACACCGACATCAGTGCTTGATTATTTTGGAACTGAAAGTGTCCAGAGATCTGGGAAGAAGATGGTGGCGAGCAAAAAGAAAGAG TCTTCTCAAACCCCAGATGATTCCAGATTAAATGATGAGGCCATCGCCAAGCAGCTGCAGCTTGATGAAGATGCAGAG CTGGAGAGGCAGTTGCATGAAGATGAAGAATTTGCAAGAACActggccttgttggatgaagaACCTAAGACCAAAAAG gCTCGAAAGGACTCTGAAGAGGGAGAATCATTTTCACCTGCCAAAGCTGAGTTAAGCAAAGCAGCAAAGCAGAAGAGCCCTGCTAACG AGCATTTCTCAATTGGAAGAAAGACCTACAGTCCTGCTAAGTACGGCAAGGGTAGAGGCTCAGAAGGCACCAAGCAGCCCTGCAGATCAGCTCACCAGAAGGAAGCCTGCTCCTCTCTCAAGGCCAGCTCCAAGCTGGCTCTTATGAAAGCACAAGAAGAAAATTcttacaaagaaacagaactgctGGCTGCAAAAAGAGAAAGTGCCATTGAGCCCAAAGGAGAGAAAACAACTCCTAGGAAAACGAAAGGCTCTCCAACTAAAAGAGAG TCTGTAAGCCCAGAAGATTCTGAAAAGAAGCGCACCAATTATCAAGCTTATCGAAGCTACTTAAATCGAGAAGGTCCCAAAGCCCTGGGCTCCAAAGAAATACCCAAG GGAGCTGAAAACTGCTTGGAGGGCCTGACGTTCGTGATCACCGGAGTGCTGGAGTCCATCGAACGAGAAGAAGCCAAGTCTCTAATTGAACGTTATGGGGGGAAAGTAACAGGAAACGTGAGCAAGAAAACCAGCTACCTCGTCATGGGCCGGGACAGCGGGCAGTCCAAGAGTGACAAG GCAGCAGCTCTGGGAACAAAAATCCTTGATGAAGACGGCCTGTTGGATCTGATTCGAACTATGCCGGGCAAAAAATCCAAGTACGAAATCGCTGCTGAGGCTGAG atgaagaaagaaaagtccaAATTGGAGAGAACACCCCAAAAAAATGAtcagggaaaaagaaaacttagTCCAACCAAGAGGGAGTTGGAGCCTAAAAAGAGCAAGCTGACTCCCCTTAAGCACAGCCCTCGGAAGGCAGTGAAGGAGGAGGAACGTGTGTGTCCGAGGGGCTTGGACGCCAAGGAGCCTCATGGCAGCCACAGTGCCAGCAGAGAGGAGTGCCTGCTCTGGGTGGATAAGTACAAGCCCACCTCACTCAAGAACATAATCGGACAGCAGGGTGACCAGAGCTGTGCCAACAAACTGCTACGCTGGCTCAGAAACTGGCACAAGAGTTCTCCAGAAGAGAAAAAGCATG CAAAATTTGGCAAAGTTGCCAGCAAAGATGATGGCTCCAGTTTCAAGGCAGCACTGCTGTCTGGCCCTCCAGGTGTTGGCAAAACCACTACAGCTTCTCTTGTGTGTCAG GAATTGGGCTACAGTTATGTGGAACTAAATGCGAGTGATACTCGGAGTAAGAACAGTCTGAAAGCAATTGTTGCTGAGTCATTGAACAACACCAGCATCAAAGGCTTTTATACAA GTGGAGCATCTCCTTCTGTAAGTGCGAGGCATGCTCTCATCATGGATGAAGTTGATGGCATGGCGGGCAATGAGGACAGGGGTGGAATTCAG GAGCTAATAGGCCTGATAAAGCATACGAAAATTCCCATCATTTGTATGTGCAATGATAGAAATCACCCCAAAATCCGCTCATTGGTTCATTATTGTTTTGATCTTCGTTTCCAAAGACCTCGAGTTGAACAGATTAAG AGTGCAATGCTGTCTATTGCATTTAAAGAGGGATTAAAGATCCCACCTCCAGCtatgaatgaaataattttggGAGCTAATCAAGATGTCAGACAG GTTTTACACAATCTCAGTATGTGGTGTGCACAGAGTAAGGTCCTAACCTATGACCAAGCCAAGGCTGATTCTCAGAGGGCCAAGAAGGACATCAGATTG GGCCCATTTGATGTCACCCGGAAAGTGTTTGCAGCTGGAGAGGAGACTGCACACATGTCACTGATGGACAAATCGGATCTCTTTTTCCATGACTATTCCATTGCACCCCTCTTTGTCCAGGAGAACTACCTCCATGTAAAGCCTGTGGCTGCAGG GGGTGACATGAAAAAGCACTTGATGCTTTTAAGCCGGGCAGCAGATAGCATATGTGACGGTGACTTAGTGGACAATCAGATCCGGAGTAAGCAAAACTGGAGTCTTCTGCCCACACAG gcCATTTACGCCAGCGTTGTTCCTGGAGAGTTGATGAGGGGCTACATGTCTCAGTTTCCCAGCTTCCCAAGCTGGCTGGGAAAGCACTCGTCTACGGGCAAGCATGATCGGACTGTTCAGGACCTGTCCTTGCACATGAGTCTTAG aACTTACTCCAGCAAAAGGACAGTGAACATGGATTACCTGTCACACATCAGAGACGCACTTGTACGACCCTTGACCTCACAAGGAGTAGAAGGGGTTCAGCGTGTTGTCACACTTATGGATACATACTATTTGGTGAAAGAAGATTTTGACAACATCATGGAAGTTAGCAGCTGGGGGGGCAAGCCCAGTACCTTTTCCAAGCTGGACCCCAAG GTGAAAGCAGCCTTCACAAGAGCCTATAATAAGGAGGCCCACCTGACCCCATACTCACTTCAGGTGGTAAAGGCATCGAGGCCCAGCATAGGTCCAGCACTGGATTCTGAGTACAATGAAGAGTCACAGGAAGATGCCACTCAGTCTGATGAGAAAGAGCAGGATGCCCTAGAGACTGATGCCATGATCAAGGTAGTGTACTCAGCGCTCGGCAGGGCACCTCAGAGGAGATGGGCTCCCTTCTGTGTAAAGTGCCATGGGGTAGTAAGGCGTGCTCCGCAGGTAGTGTGGTGA